Below is a window of Nocardia asteroides DNA.
CCAGATGAGAGAACAGGTTCGGTGGCCGTGTCGGTGTGCTGCCAGGCTTTCCATGGTTCCAGACCGCGGGCTTGCGCCGCGGCGGCGCGCTGAGGCGGCCCCTGGGTGGTGGCCGAGAGCGTGTCGGAGCCGAGTTCATCGATGAGGACGGTGCCGCCGGCTTCGCGGTGGCGGCGCTCCCATTCATGGAGCACCTCCGAGGCAGCGTGGTCGATGAAGTCGACAGTCAGTTCGACGGTGACATCGGCACCTTCGGGCACGGAGTCCAGCACAGTCGAAAGTTTCGGCAGCGACAGGAAGCTGCATGTTCCTTCGATGACGACCCGCCAGCGCCGCGAATCCGGGTCACCGACCGGTTCGGCGTGAATATCCGCACGGGAGGCGCGCCAGACGACCAGGGCGATCGCCACGATCAGACCGATCAGCACACCTTCGAGAAGGTTGAGGAACATCACTCCGGCCACGGTGATCAGGTAGACCCACAGGTCGCCGGTACGGCGCGCGAGGCGGATATGAGCCAGCTTGACCAGCTGGATACCGATGACGATCAACAGCCCGGCCAGAGCGGCTTTGGGGATCTGCTGCACGATGCCGGCCAACAGAACCGAGAACAACAGAATCCAGACGCCGTGCAGGATCGTTGATGCCTTACTCTTCGCGCCCGCCGCGACATTGGTCGCGCTGCGCACGATGACACCGGTGATCGGCAGGCCGCCGAGCATGCCGGAGGCGATGTTCGCCGTGCCCTGGCCGACGAGTTCGCGGTTCAGATCGGTCCGCGCACCGGAGTGCATCTTGTCCACCGCCACGGCCGAGAGCAAGCTTTCCACGCTCGCGATCAGCGCCACGGTCAATACGCCGGTAGCTACTGCCAGCCACTTGCCTTCGGGCAGCGTCGGTAGTGCGATCGCGTCGAACAAGGATCCGTTCATCACGATTCGCTCGACACCCAGCGGCGCCACCAACGACACCACAGTTGCCGCGACCACGGCGACCAGTGCACCGGGAATTCGTCCCAGTGCGCCGGGTACCTTCTTCCAGGACAGCAACGTCACGATGACGATGAGCCCGATCACCAGGTCTGCCCAGTGCAGGCGCGTCAGCTGAGTGGGCAGCTGACTGAGGTTCTGCCACACCGAGCTTCGCGATGTCCCGCCGAGCAGGACATGCACCTGCTGCAGGGCGATCGTGATACCGATTCCCGCGAGCATGGCATGCACGACGACGGGGGAAATCGCCAACGCCGCACGGGCGATTCGGCTGAGCCCGAACAGAATCTGCAGCACGCCGGCAGCGACGGTGATCGCACACGTGACCTGCCAGCCGAATTTCGCGACCAGTTCGGCCACGACGACGGTCAGTCCGGCTGCCGGGCCGCTGGCCAGCATCGGCGAGCCACCGACCGCGCCCGCGACGATGCCGCCGACGACCGCGGCGATCAGACCGGCCATGATCGGGGCGTCGGAGGCGATGGCGATCCCGAGTGACAACGGCAACG
It encodes the following:
- a CDS encoding SulP family inorganic anion transporter gives rise to the protein MSQAEAPERAGDLPAPQPPLSDRLRGVLRHDLPASVVVFLVALPLSLGIAIASDAPIMAGLIAAVVGGIVAGAVGGSPMLASGPAAGLTVVVAELVAKFGWQVTCAITVAAGVLQILFGLSRIARAALAISPVVVHAMLAGIGITIALQQVHVLLGGTSRSSVWQNLSQLPTQLTRLHWADLVIGLIVIVTLLSWKKVPGALGRIPGALVAVVAATVVSLVAPLGVERIVMNGSLFDAIALPTLPEGKWLAVATGVLTVALIASVESLLSAVAVDKMHSGARTDLNRELVGQGTANIASGMLGGLPITGVIVRSATNVAAGAKSKASTILHGVWILLFSVLLAGIVQQIPKAALAGLLIVIGIQLVKLAHIRLARRTGDLWVYLITVAGVMFLNLLEGVLIGLIVAIALVVWRASRADIHAEPVGDPDSRRWRVVIEGTCSFLSLPKLSTVLDSVPEGADVTVELTVDFIDHAASEVLHEWERRHREAGGTVLIDELGSDTLSATTQGPPQRAAAAQARGLEPWKAWQHTDTATEPVLSSGPLRPMLDGISRYHRRQAPVVRAHLNELRDSQAPTSLFLTCADSRVVPNVITHSGPGDLFTVRNVGNLIPAENADASVEAALAFAVEELAVSSIIICGHSGCGAMSALLNDAPVSASIREWLDHARPSLQAYLVGHPVAAAAAAAGFDTRDQLSMVNVAVQVATARQHPVVAAAAATGAVHIAGLFFDIATATVWHVGTDTVTEHHDELIPEAVRI